One segment of Solanum lycopersicum chromosome 1, SLM_r2.1 DNA contains the following:
- the LOC101254627 gene encoding TATA-box-binding protein, whose amino-acid sequence MADQGLEGSQPVDLTKHPSGIVPTLQNIVSTVNLDCKLDLKAIALQARNAEYNPKRFAAVIMRIREPKTTALIFASGKMVCTGAKSEQQSKLAARKYARIIQKLGFPAKFKDFKIQNIVGSCDVKFPIRLEGLAYAHGAFSSYEPELFPGLIYRMKQPKIVLLIFVSGKIVITGAKVRDETYTAFENIYPVLTEFRKNQQ is encoded by the exons ATGGCAGATCAGGGATTAGAGGGGAGCCAGCCAGTGGATCTTACCAAGCACCCTTCTGGAATAGTCCCTACGCTCCA GAATATTGTCTCAACGGTTAATTTGGACTGCAAGTTGGACCTAAAAGCTATTGCACTTCAAGCTCGAAATGCAGAGTACAATCCGAAG CGTTTTGCTGCAGTGATCATGAGAATTAGAGAACCAAAAACTACAGCATTGATTTTCGCTTCTGGGAAAATG GTTTGTACTGGAGCCAAAAGTGAACAACAGTCAAAGTTGGCAGCCCGGAAA TATGCTAGAATCATTCAAAAGCTTGGTTTTCCAGCCAAGTTTAAG GATTTTAAGATCCAGAATATAGTTGGTTCTTGTGATGTTAAATTTCCTATTCGACTTGAAGGCCTTGCTTATGCCCACGGTGCTTTCTCAAGT TACGAGCCAGAACTATTTCCTGGATTAATATATCGCATGAAACAACCAAAAATAGtgcttcttatttttgtttctggGAAAATTGTCATCACAGGAGCCAAG GTTAGAGATGAGACATACACTGCCTTTGAGAACATATACCCAGTTCTTACTGAGTTCAGGAAGAATCAACAATG A